A stretch of Andreesenia angusta DNA encodes these proteins:
- a CDS encoding DUF6042 family protein produces MKIEIPRQIGDYLWTRYLPESTYKTYVLIGYLNNRELSAEDYSEELMNVGLGEDKTLEKVVAEKRKVLEKLGIEYPENRTEDVALLKQFGLIEAVDGGKYKYVEEIKRPEEVLDLDEEEKSALEDIKFEVKHDRAINMILSLVLTNGKLLDCTVEHITNMTKVKIADIRTVLDFLVNKEKSLRVQSSKDISKLKKGDRVRITVNEEVFNEKRFIL; encoded by the coding sequence ATGAAAATTGAAATACCAAGACAAATAGGAGACTATCTGTGGACTAGATATCTTCCGGAATCTACATACAAGACTTATGTATTGATAGGGTATTTGAACAACAGGGAGCTGAGCGCTGAAGACTACAGCGAAGAGCTAATGAATGTAGGTCTTGGAGAAGATAAGACGCTTGAGAAAGTGGTCGCTGAAAAGAGAAAAGTGCTTGAGAAGCTTGGCATAGAGTATCCTGAGAACAGAACCGAAGACGTAGCTCTCCTAAAGCAGTTTGGGCTTATAGAGGCCGTAGACGGAGGCAAGTACAAGTACGTCGAAGAGATAAAGAGACCAGAGGAGGTACTCGACCTCGACGAGGAAGAGAAATCTGCTCTTGAAGATATAAAGTTTGAAGTGAAACATGACAGAGCTATAAACATGATACTAAGTCTTGTACTTACAAATGGAAAGCTGCTAGACTGCACAGTTGAACATATTACAAATATGACTAAGGTGAAGATAGCCGACATAAGGACTGTTCTAGACTTCCTTGTAAACAAGGAGAAGTCGCTTAGAGTTCAGTCTTCAAAGGACATCTCGAAGCTCAAGAAGGGCGACAGAGTCAGAATAACTGTAAATGAAGAAGTGTTCAACGAAAAGAGATTTATACTTTAA
- the rho gene encoding transcription termination factor Rho, whose protein sequence is MDRSFYEDKKLEELRDVAKEMGVKSVSKYRKPELIDIILQEKTSEEITEKREAVEESAQESKELGNAAAEGILEVVEGYGFLRCENYLSGTEDIYVSPSQIRRFNLRTGDKIGGITRMPKAGEKYKALLYVKSVNGENPETAVKRPNFDSLVPIYPEERLKLEIDSKELCTRIIDLISPIGKGQRGMIVAPPKTGKTTLLKKIANSISKNHPEVEIIILLIDERPEEVTDMQRSVDADIVYSTFDELPKHHAKVAEIVLERAKRLVEHGKDVVVLLDSITRLARAYNLTIPPTGRTLSGGLDPGALHKPKRFFGAARNIEHGGSLTILATSLVETGSRMDDVIFEEFKGTGNMEIHLDRKLSEKRIFPAIDIYKSGTRREDLILSKTELDAMWKLRRYMDNTNHSEVTEKIIELLSKTRSNDEFIEIINKKYNG, encoded by the coding sequence TTGGACAGAAGCTTCTATGAAGACAAGAAACTAGAAGAACTAAGGGATGTAGCAAAGGAAATGGGAGTGAAGAGCGTAAGCAAGTACAGAAAGCCGGAGCTTATAGATATAATACTTCAGGAAAAGACTTCAGAAGAGATCACGGAAAAGCGCGAGGCTGTAGAGGAGAGCGCACAGGAAAGCAAAGAGCTAGGCAATGCGGCTGCAGAGGGAATTTTGGAGGTTGTGGAAGGCTACGGCTTCCTCAGGTGTGAAAACTACCTTTCAGGCACGGAAGACATATATGTGTCTCCATCTCAGATAAGAAGGTTTAACTTGAGGACAGGGGATAAAATCGGCGGAATAACCAGGATGCCCAAAGCGGGGGAAAAGTACAAAGCCCTCCTATATGTGAAGAGCGTAAACGGAGAAAATCCGGAAACGGCGGTCAAAAGGCCTAATTTTGACAGCCTCGTTCCCATATATCCAGAAGAGAGGCTGAAACTTGAAATAGACTCCAAAGAGCTGTGCACCAGGATAATAGACCTGATATCCCCTATAGGAAAGGGACAGAGAGGTATGATAGTGGCTCCGCCTAAGACTGGAAAGACTACGCTGCTTAAAAAGATAGCCAACAGCATCTCCAAAAACCATCCAGAAGTGGAGATAATAATACTCCTGATAGATGAAAGGCCGGAGGAAGTTACGGATATGCAGAGGTCTGTGGACGCTGACATAGTCTACTCGACTTTCGACGAGCTTCCAAAGCATCACGCGAAAGTCGCTGAGATAGTGCTTGAGAGGGCGAAGAGGCTTGTAGAGCACGGGAAAGACGTGGTAGTGTTACTGGACAGTATAACTAGGCTTGCAAGGGCTTATAATCTGACAATACCGCCGACGGGAAGGACACTTTCCGGAGGGCTGGACCCTGGAGCTCTCCACAAGCCGAAGCGCTTCTTCGGGGCGGCCAGAAATATAGAGCATGGCGGAAGCCTCACTATACTGGCTACATCTCTAGTGGAGACGGGAAGCAGAATGGACGATGTTATATTCGAGGAGTTCAAAGGGACAGGAAATATGGAGATACACCTGGACAGAAAGCTGTCTGAAAAGAGGATATTCCCGGCGATAGACATATACAAGTCTGGAACTAGAAGAGAGGACCTCATCCTCTCTAAAACGGAACTCGACGCAATGTGGAAACTCAGAAGGTATATGGACAACACAAACCATTCTGAAGTTACGGAGAAGATAATAGAGCTTCTTTCCAAAACACGTTCCAACGATGAATTTATAGAAATCATAAATAAAAAGTACAATGGATAG
- a CDS encoding DUF1385 domain-containing protein: protein MGLKIKKKPAHMTKIGGQALIEGVMMRGPKEYGIAVRKPDGEIELKKRPVDNFTTKHKLFKLPFVRGVVSLLEAMVLGMKSLMYSAEFFEDEDGEEAEKGKFEMFLERKLGDRFPDIAIYLAVAISIVLSVVVFMLIPTFVTSFFRRWIESGTALNILEGFIRVSIFLVYLFSVSKLDDIKRVFQYHGAEHKTIHCYENREELTVENVKKYPILHPRCGTSFLFNVMIVSIVVFSLFGWPSPLMRFATRIALFPLVGGIAYEINRIIGKSDSKLAYALSYPGLMIQNYATTREPDDDQIEVAIEALKLVLVEDEEADKW, encoded by the coding sequence ATGGGTTTAAAGATAAAGAAAAAGCCCGCTCATATGACCAAGATAGGCGGACAGGCGCTTATAGAAGGCGTGATGATGAGAGGTCCGAAAGAGTACGGTATAGCCGTACGAAAGCCTGACGGTGAGATAGAACTGAAGAAGAGACCTGTAGACAATTTCACCACAAAGCACAAGCTCTTTAAGCTGCCTTTTGTAAGGGGAGTAGTCTCTCTTTTAGAGGCCATGGTGCTTGGAATGAAGTCGCTTATGTACTCGGCAGAGTTTTTCGAAGACGAAGATGGTGAGGAAGCTGAGAAGGGCAAGTTTGAGATGTTTCTAGAGCGCAAGCTTGGGGACAGATTCCCGGATATAGCTATATACCTTGCGGTGGCAATCTCGATAGTGCTTTCGGTGGTGGTTTTCATGCTGATACCGACGTTTGTGACCAGCTTTTTCAGAAGGTGGATAGAGAGTGGAACAGCTTTAAACATACTGGAAGGTTTCATAAGGGTGTCTATATTCCTGGTGTATCTATTCAGCGTGTCCAAGCTAGACGATATAAAGAGAGTATTTCAATACCACGGGGCAGAGCACAAGACCATACACTGCTATGAGAACAGAGAAGAGCTGACTGTGGAAAACGTAAAAAAATATCCGATTCTTCATCCAAGGTGCGGAACAAGCTTTCTCTTCAACGTGATGATAGTCAGCATAGTGGTGTTTTCGCTGTTCGGATGGCCAAGCCCGCTTATGAGGTTTGCAACTAGAATAGCACTTTTTCCCCTTGTAGGAGGGATAGCTTACGAGATAAACAGGATCATAGGAAAGAGCGACAGCAAGCTGGCCTACGCCCTCTCTTACCCTGGACTTATGATTCAGAACTATGCGACTACAAGAGAGCCTGATGACGATCAGATAGAGGTGGCCATAGAGGCGCTTAAACTCGTGCTGGTTGAAGACGAGGAGGCGGACAAATGGTAG
- a CDS encoding chromate transporter — MIYWGLFLSFFKIGLFSFGGGYAMIPLIQNEVIEVNSWLSQAEFLDMLAIAQVTPGPIAINTATFVGQRVAGIPGAVTTTFAVVFPSFVIVLILAYLVKRIGESKQMDYIYKGLRPVVLALILSALVSIGRESITGISTAAIAVLGFLALRYKKLNMVMLLILSGLLGVFFY; from the coding sequence ATGATATACTGGGGTCTTTTCCTGAGCTTTTTCAAGATAGGGCTGTTCAGCTTCGGTGGAGGATACGCCATGATTCCGCTGATACAGAATGAAGTGATAGAGGTCAATTCATGGCTTTCGCAGGCTGAGTTTTTGGACATGCTGGCCATAGCTCAAGTTACGCCAGGTCCTATAGCCATAAACACGGCGACCTTTGTAGGTCAGAGAGTTGCAGGCATACCAGGGGCTGTTACGACCACGTTTGCCGTAGTGTTTCCCTCGTTTGTGATAGTGCTGATTCTTGCCTACTTGGTAAAGAGGATAGGGGAGTCGAAGCAGATGGACTATATTTACAAGGGGTTGAGGCCTGTGGTGCTTGCGCTTATACTCTCGGCACTTGTGTCCATAGGTAGAGAGAGCATAACTGGAATTTCAACAGCAGCCATAGCAGTACTTGGGTTTTTGGCTCTCAGGTACAAAAAACTGAATATGGTGATGCTTTTAATTTTGTCAGGGTTGCTCGGGGTATTTTTTTACTAG
- the prmC gene encoding peptide chain release factor N(5)-glutamine methyltransferase yields the protein MVAETVKIALEKALEIMGEREYTSPLLDARLLLSHVLEVDKSYLYLNLDSEIPGDRLKRFYELVEKRAKGYPLQYILGSQEFMGLEFHVEEGVLVPRPDTEVLVERIIELVKSEKTESGPKILEIGTGSGAIAVSLAYYIEDAEVYSVDIDETPVRVAAENAKRHGVESRTHFLHGSLFEPLDQLGEIEYDIIVSNPPYIKSDEIEKLQLEVSTFEPKLALDGGDDGLVFYREISSGGLRYLKSGGMLAFEIGHDQKESLIEIMDRDYRDIETVADYGGNDRVVIGYKKE from the coding sequence ATGGTAGCGGAGACTGTGAAGATTGCACTTGAGAAGGCCTTAGAAATCATGGGCGAGAGGGAATACACTTCGCCCCTGCTGGATGCTAGGCTTCTGCTTTCGCATGTACTGGAAGTGGACAAGTCGTATCTTTATTTGAATTTAGATAGTGAAATACCTGGGGATAGACTGAAGCGTTTCTACGAGCTTGTAGAGAAAAGGGCTAAAGGTTATCCCCTTCAGTATATCCTTGGCTCTCAGGAGTTTATGGGACTGGAATTTCACGTAGAGGAAGGAGTCTTGGTGCCACGCCCCGACACAGAGGTGCTGGTCGAGCGAATCATAGAGCTTGTGAAGTCCGAAAAGACGGAGTCTGGACCTAAGATACTTGAGATAGGCACAGGCAGCGGGGCCATAGCCGTGAGCCTCGCATACTATATAGAGGACGCGGAAGTCTACTCTGTGGACATAGACGAGACTCCTGTAAGAGTGGCAGCTGAAAATGCCAAGCGACACGGGGTTGAAAGCAGGACTCATTTCTTACATGGCAGTCTGTTCGAGCCACTGGATCAGCTTGGAGAGATAGAGTACGATATAATAGTTTCAAACCCCCCTTATATAAAGTCCGACGAAATAGAGAAGCTTCAGCTTGAAGTATCTACTTTTGAGCCGAAGCTCGCACTAGACGGCGGAGATGATGGCCTCGTATTCTACAGGGAGATTTCAAGCGGTGGACTGCGCTACTTAAAGAGCGGTGGGATGCTGGCCTTTGAGATAGGTCATGACCAAAAGGAGTCTCTGATTGAAATTATGGACAGGGACTACAGGGACATAGAGACTGTAGCGGACTATGGAGGGAACGACAGAGTAGTGATTGGCTATAAAAAGGAGTAG
- a CDS encoding class II fructose-1,6-bisphosphate aldolase: MLVTTKELLEHAQQNKYAVGAFNVNNMEIVQAIIEAAEETQSPVILQASQGGLKYAGVEYIAGLGKIAAQNASVPVAIHLDHGTDFEQIMQCIRHGFTSVMIDASKYPLDENIAMTKKVIEVAHSVGVSVEAELGKIGGTEDDITVSDRDATFTDPEEAKRFVEETGVDSLAIAIGTAHGPYKGEPKLDFDRLETIRKTIDTCIVLHGSSGVPEEALRKAISMGVSKINIDTDVRMAFAKGVKALLDEKPSEYDPRKILGPAKEEMKRAIKEKMEIFGSVGKAWK, translated from the coding sequence ATGTTAGTTACAACTAAAGAGCTTTTAGAACATGCTCAGCAAAATAAATATGCAGTGGGAGCATTCAACGTAAACAATATGGAGATAGTTCAGGCCATAATAGAAGCGGCCGAAGAAACTCAGTCACCTGTAATACTTCAGGCTAGCCAGGGTGGACTAAAGTACGCTGGGGTTGAGTATATAGCAGGGCTTGGAAAGATAGCCGCACAGAACGCATCTGTTCCCGTTGCAATTCACCTAGACCATGGAACGGATTTCGAGCAGATAATGCAGTGCATAAGACATGGATTCACTTCTGTTATGATAGATGCATCCAAATATCCGCTTGACGAGAATATAGCCATGACAAAGAAAGTCATAGAAGTCGCTCACTCAGTGGGAGTTTCTGTAGAAGCTGAGCTTGGAAAAATAGGCGGAACAGAGGACGATATAACTGTTTCAGACAGGGATGCCACTTTTACAGATCCAGAAGAGGCAAAGCGTTTTGTAGAGGAGACAGGGGTTGACTCTCTGGCTATAGCCATAGGAACTGCTCATGGACCTTACAAGGGAGAGCCTAAGCTTGATTTCGACAGGCTAGAGACTATCAGGAAGACTATAGACACTTGCATAGTGCTTCACGGATCTTCTGGAGTGCCAGAGGAAGCGCTTAGAAAGGCTATATCCATGGGAGTGAGCAAGATAAACATAGATACAGATGTCAGAATGGCTTTCGCCAAAGGTGTAAAAGCTCTTCTAGACGAGAAGCCAAGCGAGTACGACCCTAGAAAGATACTTGGGCCAGCTAAAGAAGAGATGAAAAGGGCTATAAAAGAGAAGATGGAGATCTTCGGATCAGTAGGGAAGGCTTGGAAGTAA
- a CDS encoding chromate transporter codes for MRYRELFATFFKIGLLTIGGGYAMVPVIQNAVVKEHSWLTDEEFIDALALSQSAPGALAINSSVYIGYKLKGVRGAIVAALGTSLPSFLIILLISLFFFRMREIDYVEKAFKGIRAAVVSMIALSLVQLLEAVKLKPRGYVVFGASAIALVVLDVNPLWVLVAGGAGSLIYYSIKGGAER; via the coding sequence ATGCGATACAGAGAACTATTTGCTACATTTTTCAAGATAGGTCTGCTGACGATAGGTGGAGGATATGCCATGGTCCCTGTTATCCAGAATGCCGTGGTAAAAGAGCATAGTTGGCTTACAGATGAGGAGTTCATAGATGCACTGGCGCTTTCACAGTCGGCACCTGGGGCGCTTGCCATAAACTCATCTGTGTATATAGGTTACAAGTTAAAGGGAGTCAGAGGAGCGATTGTGGCAGCGCTTGGAACTTCACTTCCTTCTTTTCTGATAATACTCCTGATCTCGCTTTTCTTTTTCAGGATGCGGGAGATAGACTATGTGGAGAAGGCGTTCAAAGGCATAAGGGCTGCTGTTGTCTCTATGATAGCGCTGTCTCTTGTTCAGCTGTTAGAAGCTGTAAAGCTGAAGCCAAGAGGGTATGTTGTATTCGGAGCTTCAGCTATTGCGCTTGTAGTGCTTGACGTAAATCCGCTCTGGGTGCTCGTGGCCGGAGGGGCAGGCTCGCTTATCTACTACAGCATAAAGGGAGGGGCTGAGCGATGA
- a CDS encoding L-threonylcarbamoyladenylate synthase, protein MKQTRVMGRNPETLECELREAGEILARGGLVAFPTETVYGLGADALNAEAVNDIFLAKGRPQDNPLIVHISSREQLEEIALEIPEEAEALMGAFWPGPLTILFAKSDAVPYETTAGLNTVAVRMPNHPLAQKLIEYSGRPVAAPSANTSGKPSPTKAEHVIEDLYGKVDAILDGGATGVGLESTVVDVSEGVAVILRPGGVTIEQLLEVLPDVRYDTALEDESVAPKSPGQKYRHYSPKAKLELYTGEAEKVVEAVRARATELESDGHKVGILTVDEHMDMYESDAKLSMGSNSDSEEIARNLFDSLRVFDSLDIDVIVGEGIEDTGIGKAIMNRLYKASGGSVTCL, encoded by the coding sequence ATGAAGCAGACTAGAGTTATGGGTAGGAATCCTGAGACTTTAGAGTGCGAGCTTCGAGAGGCCGGGGAGATATTGGCCCGTGGAGGTCTTGTGGCATTTCCGACAGAGACAGTTTACGGCCTAGGGGCCGATGCGCTGAATGCTGAGGCTGTAAATGACATATTTTTGGCCAAGGGAAGGCCTCAGGACAATCCGCTCATAGTCCATATCTCGAGCAGAGAGCAGCTAGAGGAGATTGCTTTAGAGATTCCAGAAGAGGCAGAAGCGCTTATGGGAGCTTTTTGGCCGGGACCACTTACTATACTATTTGCAAAGAGCGACGCTGTGCCGTATGAAACTACGGCAGGTCTAAACACGGTGGCCGTGAGAATGCCGAACCACCCTCTGGCTCAAAAGCTTATAGAGTACAGCGGAAGGCCCGTAGCCGCCCCTTCTGCCAACACCTCTGGAAAGCCGAGCCCTACAAAGGCTGAACACGTCATAGAGGACCTTTACGGCAAGGTGGATGCCATACTCGACGGAGGAGCTACAGGTGTCGGGCTTGAATCCACAGTTGTAGACGTGTCGGAGGGAGTCGCTGTGATACTTAGGCCAGGCGGAGTGACTATAGAGCAGCTCTTGGAGGTACTCCCGGATGTTAGATATGACACTGCACTGGAAGACGAAAGTGTGGCGCCTAAGTCGCCTGGACAGAAGTATAGACACTACTCGCCGAAGGCAAAGCTTGAGCTTTACACTGGAGAAGCAGAGAAGGTTGTAGAGGCTGTAAGGGCAAGGGCGACGGAGCTTGAAAGCGATGGACACAAGGTAGGAATACTGACTGTAGACGAGCATATGGACATGTATGAGTCAGATGCAAAGCTCTCTATGGGCAGCAATTCGGACTCAGAGGAAATAGCTAGAAATCTATTCGACTCGCTCAGGGTCTTCGACAGCCTTGACATAGATGTTATAGTCGGAGAAGGAATCGAAGATACGGGGATTGGAAAAGCCATCATGAACAGACTGTACAAGGCCTCGGGAGGCAGTGTAACCTGTCTGTAG
- the rpmE gene encoding 50S ribosomal protein L31, with protein sequence MKSGIHPDYKKVTVHCACGSSFESGSVKDELRVEICSECHPFFTGRQKFVDAGGRVDKFKKKYGM encoded by the coding sequence ATGAAAAGTGGAATCCATCCAGACTACAAGAAAGTAACAGTGCATTGCGCTTGTGGAAGCAGCTTTGAGTCAGGTTCAGTTAAAGATGAACTAAGAGTTGAGATATGCTCTGAGTGTCATCCTTTCTTCACAGGACGTCAGAAGTTTGTTGATGCAGGTGGACGTGTTGACAAGTTCAAGAAAAAATACGGTATGTAA
- the glpX gene encoding class II fructose-bisphosphatase: MDRNLGLNLARVTEAAALGAAKHYGRGDKNVADGAAVDSMRKMFDTMDINGVVVIGEGEMDEAPMLYIGEEVGLRKPDSPEVDIAVDPIDGTTATAKGLSNAIAILAMAPRGCLLHAPDMYMDKIAVGPKAKGKVDLDKSMSENLEALSKALNKDISELTVAMLDRDRHSKLITETREAGARIKMFSDGDVAAAIATCFEDSGIDIMVGSGGAPEGVIAAAALKCLGGDFQGRLLPENGEEQERCSKMGISDCSIKLTMDDLVKGNDVYFAATGISDGDLLKGVTFIEKNVAKTHSMVTRSETGTVRFIEAIHKLDKKPDYAY; encoded by the coding sequence ATGGATAGAAATTTAGGACTTAACCTGGCCAGAGTGACGGAGGCCGCTGCGCTTGGAGCTGCAAAGCACTACGGAAGAGGCGACAAGAACGTGGCTGACGGGGCTGCTGTAGACAGCATGAGAAAGATGTTTGACACCATGGACATAAACGGAGTGGTTGTAATCGGCGAGGGAGAGATGGACGAAGCACCTATGCTCTACATAGGAGAGGAAGTTGGCCTTAGAAAGCCTGACAGCCCTGAAGTGGATATAGCGGTAGACCCTATAGACGGAACTACGGCTACAGCAAAAGGTCTATCTAACGCCATAGCGATACTTGCCATGGCACCTAGAGGATGCCTTCTTCACGCTCCAGATATGTACATGGACAAGATAGCTGTAGGGCCTAAAGCTAAAGGGAAAGTGGACCTGGATAAATCGATGTCAGAAAACTTAGAGGCGCTTTCAAAAGCCCTTAACAAGGACATATCCGAGCTTACTGTGGCGATGCTTGACAGAGACAGACACAGCAAGCTCATAACTGAGACAAGGGAAGCCGGGGCGAGAATAAAGATGTTTTCAGACGGAGACGTGGCAGCTGCAATAGCCACATGCTTTGAAGACTCGGGCATAGACATAATGGTCGGAAGCGGAGGAGCGCCTGAGGGAGTTATAGCGGCGGCTGCGCTTAAATGTCTTGGAGGAGACTTCCAGGGCAGGCTTCTACCAGAAAACGGAGAAGAGCAGGAGAGATGTAGCAAGATGGGCATAAGCGACTGCTCTATAAAGCTTACAATGGATGACCTCGTAAAGGGAAATGACGTATACTTTGCTGCCACTGGGATATCGGACGGAGACCTGCTAAAAGGTGTGACTTTTATAGAGAAAAACGTGGCTAAGACACACTCTATGGTAACTAGAAGCGAGACTGGAACGGTCAGATTTATAGAGGCTATACACAAGCTTGACAAGAAGCCAGACTACGCTTATTAG
- the prfA gene encoding peptide chain release factor 1: protein MLDKLEFLEKRYAELNEKISDPEVMADMKEWQKLVKEHSDLEGIVTKYRELKEANGQLSDAKEMLKEKLDDDFKEMVKLELDELTERVEKLEEDLKLLLIPKDPNDDKNVIVEIRAGAGGDEAGIFAGNLFRMYARFAERQGWKYEVMSSSDQGIGGFKEVIFLIKGNGAYSKLKFESGVHRVQRVPDTESSGRIHTSTATVAVLPEVDDVDVDVNPADVRVDVYRSSGNGGQSVNTTDSAVRLTHVPTGIVVACQDEKSQLKNKDKAFKILKARIYDKMMEAQNAEIAQERKSQVGTGDRSAKIRTYNFPQGRITDHRINLTVYKLDAFLDGDITEMVESLITTHQAEKLQEVQG from the coding sequence ATGTTAGATAAACTGGAATTTCTGGAAAAGAGATATGCAGAGTTAAATGAAAAGATAAGCGACCCAGAAGTGATGGCGGATATGAAGGAATGGCAGAAACTTGTGAAAGAGCATTCCGACCTTGAAGGGATCGTTACAAAATACAGAGAGCTTAAAGAGGCAAATGGACAACTTTCAGACGCCAAAGAGATGCTCAAAGAGAAGTTAGATGACGACTTCAAGGAAATGGTGAAGCTGGAGCTAGACGAGCTTACAGAGAGAGTCGAAAAGCTGGAAGAGGACCTTAAGCTGCTGCTTATACCCAAGGACCCTAACGACGACAAGAACGTAATAGTGGAAATCCGTGCAGGTGCAGGTGGGGACGAGGCAGGAATATTTGCAGGAAACCTGTTCAGGATGTATGCGAGGTTCGCCGAGCGTCAAGGATGGAAATACGAGGTCATGAGCTCTTCGGATCAGGGGATAGGCGGATTCAAGGAAGTCATATTCCTCATAAAGGGAAATGGAGCCTACAGCAAGCTTAAGTTCGAGAGCGGGGTTCACAGAGTGCAGAGAGTTCCGGACACTGAGTCAAGCGGTAGAATCCACACATCTACAGCTACAGTCGCAGTGCTTCCAGAGGTGGACGATGTAGACGTAGATGTAAATCCAGCGGACGTAAGGGTGGACGTATACCGTTCTTCTGGAAACGGAGGACAGAGTGTCAACACCACTGACTCGGCTGTAAGACTTACTCACGTTCCAACTGGAATAGTGGTGGCATGCCAGGACGAGAAGTCCCAGCTTAAGAACAAGGACAAGGCGTTCAAGATACTGAAGGCCAGAATATACGACAAGATGATGGAAGCTCAGAACGCTGAGATAGCTCAGGAGAGAAAGAGCCAGGTAGGTACAGGAGACAGAAGTGCCAAGATAAGGACTTACAACTTCCCACAGGGAAGGATAACGGACCACAGGATAAACCTGACTGTCTACAAGCTAGACGCTTTCCTTGACGGGGATATAACAGAGATGGTAGAGTCGCTTATAACGACTCACCAGGCAGAAAAGCTACAGGAAGTACAGGGGTAG
- the fsa gene encoding fructose-6-phosphate aldolase: MKLFIDTANIEEIRAINEWGVICGVTTNPSLIAKEGNVDFKTVIEEIASIVDGPISAEVISLEAEKMVEEAIELANIHPNIVIKVPMVPEGLKAVKQLSSKGINTNVTLVFSANQALLAARAGATYVSPFVGRMDDIGNTGMDIIADIAEIFDIHAIDTEIISASIRHPMHVTESAKAGAHIATVPYKVFEVMTKHPMTDKGIDAFLSDWEKRK, translated from the coding sequence GTGAAACTTTTTATAGACACTGCCAATATAGAGGAAATAAGAGCGATAAATGAGTGGGGAGTAATATGCGGGGTGACCACAAACCCTTCTCTTATAGCTAAAGAGGGAAACGTGGACTTCAAGACTGTGATAGAGGAAATAGCTTCTATAGTGGATGGACCTATAAGTGCTGAGGTGATATCACTAGAAGCTGAGAAGATGGTAGAAGAAGCTATAGAGCTTGCAAACATACATCCGAATATAGTTATAAAAGTGCCCATGGTTCCAGAGGGGCTCAAAGCTGTGAAGCAGCTTTCATCGAAAGGCATAAATACAAATGTGACGCTTGTATTTTCGGCTAATCAGGCGCTCTTGGCTGCAAGAGCAGGGGCGACTTATGTAAGCCCTTTTGTAGGCAGAATGGACGATATAGGCAACACAGGTATGGATATAATAGCTGACATAGCTGAAATATTCGACATACATGCTATAGACACAGAGATAATATCTGCAAGCATAAGACACCCAATGCATGTGACTGAGTCTGCAAAAGCTGGAGCGCATATAGCTACAGTTCCATACAAGGTGTTTGAGGTCATGACAAAGCATCCTATGACAGACAAGGGCATAGATGCGTTCTTAAGCGACTGGGAGAAGAGAAAGTAG
- a CDS encoding low molecular weight protein arginine phosphatase: MKILFVCTGNTCRSPMAEAVLRQMVEEEGIEDLNVASAGIFAFENQPASENAIAVTEPRGMDLRSHKARRMTKKHIEEYDLILTMTGSHREAILGLTSDGRKVHTLNGYVGRSGEIIDPFGHSVEIYEQTILDMIKSLEMLLEKIRQK; encoded by the coding sequence GTGAAAATACTATTTGTATGTACTGGAAACACTTGCAGAAGCCCAATGGCAGAGGCTGTTTTAAGGCAGATGGTTGAAGAGGAAGGCATAGAGGACTTAAATGTAGCTTCTGCTGGGATATTTGCCTTTGAAAATCAACCGGCGTCTGAAAACGCCATAGCTGTGACTGAGCCTAGGGGAATGGACTTAAGGAGTCACAAGGCTAGAAGAATGACGAAAAAGCATATAGAGGAATACGACCTCATACTCACTATGACTGGATCCCATAGAGAGGCTATACTGGGTCTTACATCAGACGGCCGAAAAGTGCATACCCTGAATGGATATGTAGGAAGGTCGGGAGAGATAATAGACCCGTTTGGACATTCGGTGGAGATATACGAGCAGACTATTCTGGATATGATCAAGAGTCTAGAGATGCTTTTAGAAAAAATCAGGCAAAAATAA